The proteins below come from a single Parazoarcus communis genomic window:
- a CDS encoding FKBP-type peptidyl-prolyl cis-trans isomerase encodes MQTEIAKNSVVTLKYTVTDPDGAVIDDGQHPLVYLHGGYDGIFPTLEEALHGKKVGENFKIKLQPEDAFGDYDEELVLVEDAKLFPDNIEVGMSFERVSEDGEEEIIYRITDIAEGKVVVDGNHPLAGVALIFDVTVAEVRAGTEEEIGHGHVHGAGGHHH; translated from the coding sequence ATGCAAACGGAAATTGCAAAGAACAGCGTCGTCACCCTCAAGTACACCGTGACCGACCCGGACGGTGCGGTGATCGACGATGGTCAGCATCCGCTGGTTTATCTCCATGGTGGTTACGACGGCATCTTCCCGACGCTGGAAGAAGCCCTGCACGGCAAGAAAGTAGGCGAGAACTTCAAGATCAAGCTGCAACCCGAAGACGCTTTCGGTGACTACGACGAAGAACTGGTGCTGGTGGAAGATGCAAAGCTCTTCCCGGACAACATCGAAGTCGGCATGTCCTTCGAGCGCGTGAGCGAAGACGGCGAGGAAGAAATCATCTACCGCATTACCGACATTGCCGAAGGCAAGGTCGTGGTCGATGGCAACCATCCGCTGGCTGGCGTGGCGCTGATCTTCGACGTGACGGTGGCCGAAGTGCGTGCCGGTACCGAAGAAGAGATTGGCCATGGACACGTCCATGGTGCTGGCGGACATCATCACTGA
- a CDS encoding peroxiredoxin, with amino-acid sequence MLQSGDTAPAFTLPDADMETFDLLSTRGRQRVILYFYPRDNTPGCTLQAADFSDHEDEFVRRDCIIVGVSPDDALTHAEFRDQHGLSVRLLSDTDAEVARLYDVWQAREVDGVKKMGVARTTFVIDKQGVIRHVLRDVTPRGHVAAVLKLVKELDT; translated from the coding sequence ATGCTTCAGAGCGGAGACACTGCCCCCGCTTTCACCTTGCCGGACGCGGATATGGAGACTTTCGACCTCCTGTCCACGCGCGGCAGGCAGCGTGTGATTCTCTATTTTTACCCGCGTGACAACACTCCGGGGTGCACGCTTCAGGCGGCCGACTTCAGTGACCATGAAGACGAATTCGTCCGTCGCGACTGCATCATCGTGGGTGTCAGTCCCGACGACGCCCTGACGCATGCCGAGTTTCGCGATCAGCACGGACTGTCCGTCCGGCTGCTCTCCGATACCGATGCCGAGGTCGCGCGTCTTTACGATGTGTGGCAGGCCAGGGAAGTCGACGGGGTAAAGAAGATGGGCGTGGCGCGGACAACCTTCGTCATCGACAAACAGGGTGTCATCCGTCACGTGCTCCGTGATGTCACGCCCCGCGGCCATGTGGCTGCGGTTCTAAAATTGGTCAAGGAACTGGATACATAG
- the lexA gene encoding transcriptional repressor LexA produces MSTRSEHLTARQQEILDFIRQTLESEGRPPTRLEVCTAFGFRSPNAAETHLRALAAKGAILLEEGRARGIRLAQALGLPLIGRVAAGSPILAAEHVEKRFQLDPALFSPRADYLLRVRGMSMRDAGILDGDLIAVHRAGEARNGQIVVARIDDEVTVKTLQRKGRTVELLPANPDFEPIVVDPQRSQLVIEGIMVGLIRKDN; encoded by the coding sequence ATGAGCACCCGCAGCGAACACCTGACTGCACGCCAGCAGGAAATACTCGATTTCATCCGCCAGACCCTGGAGAGCGAGGGCCGCCCCCCCACCCGTCTCGAAGTGTGTACGGCTTTCGGTTTCCGCTCTCCCAATGCGGCAGAAACCCATCTGCGCGCACTGGCCGCAAAAGGTGCCATTTTGCTCGAGGAAGGACGCGCCCGCGGCATCCGGCTGGCGCAGGCGCTGGGCCTGCCGCTGATCGGCCGGGTTGCGGCCGGTAGCCCGATCCTCGCCGCAGAGCATGTCGAAAAACGTTTCCAGCTCGACCCGGCGCTGTTCTCGCCCCGCGCCGACTACCTGTTGCGGGTGCGCGGCATGAGCATGCGCGACGCCGGCATTCTCGATGGCGACCTGATTGCAGTCCATCGGGCCGGCGAGGCGCGCAACGGCCAGATCGTGGTGGCCCGCATCGACGACGAGGTCACGGTCAAGACCTTGCAGCGCAAAGGCCGTACCGTGGAATTGCTGCCGGCAAACCCCGACTTCGAACCGATCGTGGTCGACCCTCAACGATCGCAACTTGTGATCGAAGGCATCATGGTCGGCCTGATCCGCAAGGACAACTGA
- the imuA gene encoding translesion DNA synthesis-associated protein ImuA has protein sequence MPTHTALATLPAGLVWQGRQLAHQGGPVLPTGHAALDAELPGGGWPGAAMTELLADQPGVGELSLLMPLLRQSGPARWQVWIAPPQMPYAPALHAAGVDLGSLLLLTPATAGEAVWAARQALGSASCHVVLAWLPQIDSAGLRRLQLAAEQGSTPLFLFRALATASQPSPAPLRLALSAQQGALRIDLLKRKGPLAHAPVVLPLHGDRP, from the coding sequence ATGCCGACTCACACCGCACTTGCCACGCTTCCTGCCGGACTGGTCTGGCAGGGACGGCAACTCGCACATCAGGGTGGCCCGGTACTGCCGACAGGCCATGCCGCGCTTGATGCAGAGCTGCCCGGCGGCGGCTGGCCGGGCGCCGCGATGACCGAACTGCTGGCAGACCAGCCCGGTGTAGGCGAGCTTTCGCTGCTGATGCCGCTACTGCGCCAATCCGGACCGGCGCGCTGGCAGGTCTGGATTGCCCCGCCACAAATGCCTTATGCCCCGGCCCTCCATGCTGCCGGCGTCGATCTTGGATCGCTGCTGCTGCTGACCCCGGCCACCGCCGGAGAAGCCGTCTGGGCCGCCCGCCAGGCGCTTGGCTCGGCCAGCTGCCATGTCGTGCTGGCGTGGCTGCCGCAGATCGACAGCGCCGGCCTGCGTCGCCTGCAACTGGCAGCCGAACAAGGCTCGACCCCGCTCTTCCTGTTCCGCGCACTGGCCACCGCAAGTCAGCCCTCACCGGCGCCGCTGCGGCTGGCGCTCTCGGCCCAGCAGGGTGCCTTGCGCATCGACCTGCTCAAGCGCAAGGGCCCGCTCGCACACGCCCCCGTTGTGCTGCCGCTGCACGGCGACCGGCCTTGA
- a CDS encoding Y-family DNA polymerase: protein MLWLALILPELPLQVHVRGLAASGLLAITENRPSAQVIAATPDARAQGIQPGQGVASALAMLPTLRLMPRTPEREAALLKELAAWSGAFASRVCLDPPDCILLEVASSLRLFGGLDALEAALLDGLQQQGLDACSASAPTPLAARWFARHAQHDPQSVVTPAPDWHARLDALPLELLADDGAISTSSFDLLHGLGLRTLGEVRALPAAGLARRQAQAVSETLARAYGECHDLRPAFIPPERYTAQLSLPAATVNTEPLMFAARRLFAGLASWLAARHTGIDHCRLSLQHERGEDTVLDILTGMPSRDEARLNLLARERLAVLELPSAVEGMTLSTDAPRALAARSDDLFGDPATERENALLLLDRLRARLGEDCVRQLSIVPDRRPECAWRSTALGTISPRPARNADTPAGATRPLWLLTRPRRIDAPRKLHLLRGPERIEQGWWDGHDIRRDYYLAQTADEGLWWVFRELDPPHDWYLQGYFG, encoded by the coding sequence GTGCTGTGGCTGGCCCTGATCCTTCCCGAATTGCCCCTGCAGGTCCACGTTCGCGGCCTGGCAGCCTCCGGCCTGCTCGCCATTACCGAGAACAGGCCTAGCGCTCAGGTCATCGCCGCCACGCCTGACGCCCGCGCACAGGGCATACAGCCCGGCCAGGGCGTCGCCAGCGCGCTCGCGATGCTGCCGACGCTGCGCCTGATGCCACGCACTCCTGAACGTGAAGCGGCCCTGCTGAAGGAGCTGGCGGCCTGGTCGGGTGCGTTTGCCTCCCGCGTCTGCCTCGACCCACCCGACTGCATCCTGCTGGAGGTCGCCTCCAGCCTGCGCCTGTTCGGCGGACTCGACGCCCTCGAAGCCGCCTTGCTAGACGGACTGCAGCAGCAGGGACTCGATGCCTGCAGCGCGAGCGCACCCACACCGCTGGCAGCACGCTGGTTCGCGCGCCATGCACAACACGATCCGCAGTCCGTCGTCACACCGGCACCGGACTGGCACGCCCGCCTCGATGCCTTGCCGCTGGAACTGCTTGCCGACGACGGCGCGATCAGCACGAGCAGCTTCGATCTGCTCCATGGCCTCGGCCTGCGTACCCTGGGTGAAGTCCGTGCGCTTCCCGCAGCAGGCCTCGCCCGTCGTCAGGCGCAGGCGGTCAGCGAAACCCTTGCCCGCGCCTACGGCGAATGCCACGACCTGCGCCCAGCGTTCATCCCGCCCGAGCGCTACACGGCCCAGCTCAGCCTGCCCGCAGCAACCGTCAATACCGAGCCCCTGATGTTCGCCGCCCGGCGCCTGTTTGCCGGCCTGGCGAGCTGGCTCGCCGCACGACACACCGGCATCGACCACTGCCGCCTGAGCCTGCAGCACGAACGCGGCGAGGACACCGTGCTCGACATCCTCACCGGCATGCCGAGTCGCGACGAAGCCAGGCTCAACCTGCTCGCGCGCGAACGGCTGGCGGTACTCGAACTGCCATCGGCGGTGGAAGGCATGACGCTGAGCACCGACGCACCACGTGCGCTGGCCGCCCGCTCGGACGACCTCTTCGGCGACCCTGCGACCGAACGTGAAAACGCCTTGCTGCTGCTGGACCGCCTGCGGGCACGGCTGGGAGAAGACTGTGTGAGGCAGCTGAGCATCGTTCCGGACCGCCGCCCCGAGTGCGCGTGGCGCAGCACCGCATTGGGCACGATCTCACCCCGCCCGGCTCGGAATGCAGACACGCCTGCCGGCGCCACCCGGCCGCTCTGGTTGCTGACCAGGCCGCGCCGGATCGATGCACCGCGCAAGCTTCACCTGCTGCGAGGGCCGGAGCGCATCGAACAGGGGTGGTGGGACGGGCATGACATCCGTCGCGATTACTACCTCGCGCAAACGGCCGACGAAGGCTTGTGGTGGGTGTTCCGCGAACTGGACCCGCCACACGACTGGTACCTGCAGGGCTACTTCGGCTGA
- a CDS encoding 4a-hydroxytetrahydrobiopterin dehydratase, translated as MKLSDAERTAALAGLPGWKMVDGRDAIEREFRFADFNAAFGFMSRAALQAEKLDHHPEWSNVYNRVHVVLSTHDAGGLTAKDVALAGFMNGLFPPAS; from the coding sequence ATGAAACTCAGCGATGCGGAACGAACCGCCGCTCTGGCCGGTTTGCCCGGCTGGAAGATGGTGGATGGGCGGGATGCGATCGAGCGCGAATTCAGGTTTGCGGATTTCAATGCGGCTTTCGGTTTCATGAGCCGGGCGGCGTTGCAGGCCGAAAAGCTGGATCACCATCCGGAGTGGTCCAATGTCTATAACCGTGTGCATGTCGTGCTCAGCACGCATGACGCAGGCGGACTTACGGCAAAGGATGTGGCGCTGGCAGGTTTCATGAACGGACTGTTCCCGCCTGCCTCCTGA
- a CDS encoding DUF748 domain-containing protein: MSDSTPGPTQQPRLQRFIRPAKWGVGVLLAVAVIGFGVVPPVARHYATKILGETLGREVSIDGVLFNPFTLAAEVRGAKIMAADGQKPDLSFERLNLNLELESIIRGGPVLHELSVDGLQLALVRLPAGRHNWSDVVERLGEQPESEGESRFSVGNIQLTSGRISVDDQVEGLQHELSDINIGIPFVSNLPVKVDVFVEPSLSASLNGKPLGISGRTKPFSDERETVVDFSLKDFQLPEWMPYLPFDPAFKLPSGVLGADMQLSFRQPVDASPVVAVSGQVQIDKLEVQDKAGAPVLTVAEFGIELADVQPLVNRFQFSKLRLMQPELNLVRLADGGINLLQLLPKSAPGEQPKSAKASAKTAANGAKKATEAAVEKPAATQDGVKPAAPSKLDFLLASARIRDGVVRFEDRSVPGPFRTRIEAINLDLRDLSTIGDMPAEIRLDYVSDAGEKLSHQDSLRLEPFELDGNLIVEQLQPARYGPYLAAAMPGGEIRGGRLDGSIRYKLALKGGEPQIEVNAETLSLKDFVLGLKGDKGAALKLPQLNVSNAQVLVAERKVVVGELAVKGAAVSTVRQRNGDFDLMALAGEAAPAKPAAKGEAPWSVTVRKLALEDASLRVDDRSAGKPVVLEAEGIALKVENFSTDKGAELKLDLKSRINKRGKLGVSGTAVLDPLKTSMALDLDNVDLLPLQPYVLEETKIAISRGSLYAKAKLALESARDGIKGRLTGDVGVANFSSIDRLNATDFVRWGSLSLNDIDMRLAPFALEVRDIALNDFYTRLILSDQGKLNLREIQAGTEEAEAERQKAEAALADGKAQADMPPIKIGRIRVKGGNIAFSDRFVRPNYDANLTGMAGELSGLSSDPTTIAKLTLDGRVDNSAPVSINGEFNPFRQDQYLNIGASVKDFELTGLSSYSGKYVGYGIQRGKLSAELTYKIEERKLTAGNQIFLDQLTFGEAVDSPDAVNLPVQLAVSLLKDSRGQINLDLPVSGTMDDPEFSVFGLVVKALFNLVGKAITSPFALLGSVLGGGEELSQVEFDSGVSRPGEAQQKKLATLAKVLVDRAGLRLDITGFADPASDPEGIRRAKLLDQVRAVKLKAMVKSGQSAPSLQNIEIAEDEYAALLEEVYDDTEIEKPRNFLGVAKSLPVAEMEALLLPTMTVGDEDLRLLAQQRAQNVREWLVTTGKVPPERVFMVKPTAAKAEAGGRLVVFSLR; this comes from the coding sequence ATGTCTGATTCAACCCCCGGCCCGACGCAACAACCCCGTCTGCAGCGGTTCATCCGCCCGGCGAAATGGGGGGTGGGTGTCTTGCTGGCCGTGGCCGTGATCGGGTTTGGCGTGGTGCCGCCAGTGGCGCGGCACTATGCAACCAAGATCCTGGGTGAAACACTGGGGCGTGAGGTTTCGATCGACGGTGTGCTGTTCAACCCCTTTACCCTCGCAGCGGAAGTTCGCGGGGCAAAGATCATGGCCGCAGACGGGCAGAAGCCCGACTTGTCCTTCGAACGTCTCAATCTCAATCTCGAGCTCGAATCCATCATCCGCGGCGGTCCGGTGCTGCATGAGCTCTCGGTCGACGGCTTGCAGCTTGCGCTGGTGCGCCTGCCCGCGGGCAGACACAACTGGTCGGATGTCGTCGAGCGCCTCGGCGAACAGCCCGAGAGCGAGGGCGAGTCGCGCTTCTCGGTGGGCAATATTCAGCTCACCAGCGGGCGCATCTCGGTAGATGACCAGGTCGAAGGTCTGCAGCACGAACTGTCGGACATCAATATCGGCATTCCCTTCGTGTCCAATCTGCCGGTCAAGGTCGATGTGTTCGTCGAGCCGTCGCTGTCGGCCAGCCTCAACGGCAAGCCGCTGGGCATCAGTGGGCGCACCAAGCCCTTCAGTGATGAACGCGAGACCGTCGTCGACTTCTCGCTGAAGGACTTTCAGCTGCCCGAGTGGATGCCTTACCTGCCGTTCGATCCGGCTTTCAAGCTGCCTTCGGGTGTGCTCGGTGCCGACATGCAGCTGAGCTTCCGTCAGCCGGTGGATGCGTCACCGGTGGTGGCGGTCAGCGGACAGGTGCAGATCGACAAGCTGGAAGTTCAGGACAAGGCGGGTGCGCCGGTGCTGACCGTGGCCGAGTTCGGTATCGAACTGGCTGACGTACAGCCTCTGGTGAACCGCTTCCAGTTCAGCAAATTGCGCCTGATGCAGCCTGAGCTCAATCTCGTGCGCCTCGCCGACGGCGGCATCAACTTGCTGCAGTTGCTGCCCAAGTCTGCTCCTGGCGAACAGCCAAAGTCTGCCAAGGCGTCCGCAAAAACAGCCGCGAACGGGGCAAAGAAGGCCACGGAGGCCGCTGTTGAAAAGCCTGCGGCGACGCAGGATGGGGTCAAGCCCGCTGCGCCATCGAAGCTGGATTTCTTGCTGGCGTCGGCGCGAATTCGTGATGGCGTGGTGCGCTTCGAGGATCGCAGCGTACCGGGCCCCTTCCGCACCCGGATCGAGGCAATCAACCTCGACCTGCGTGACCTGTCGACCATCGGAGACATGCCGGCGGAGATCCGCCTCGACTATGTCAGTGACGCCGGCGAGAAGCTCAGCCACCAGGACAGCCTGCGGCTCGAGCCTTTCGAGCTGGATGGCAACCTGATCGTTGAGCAGCTGCAGCCTGCCCGTTATGGTCCCTATCTGGCCGCGGCAATGCCCGGCGGCGAAATCCGCGGCGGTCGTCTCGATGGTTCGATACGTTACAAACTTGCCCTCAAGGGCGGTGAGCCACAGATCGAAGTCAATGCAGAGACCCTGAGCCTGAAGGATTTCGTGCTCGGACTGAAGGGCGACAAGGGGGCGGCGCTGAAGCTGCCGCAACTGAACGTGAGCAATGCCCAGGTGCTCGTGGCCGAGCGCAAGGTCGTCGTGGGCGAGCTCGCGGTGAAGGGTGCGGCAGTGTCGACCGTTCGTCAGCGCAATGGCGACTTCGACCTGATGGCGCTGGCAGGCGAGGCAGCGCCGGCGAAACCTGCAGCCAAGGGTGAGGCGCCATGGTCGGTGACGGTCAGGAAGCTCGCGCTCGAGGACGCATCGCTGCGGGTCGATGACCGCAGTGCGGGCAAGCCGGTGGTGCTGGAGGCCGAGGGCATCGCGCTCAAGGTGGAAAATTTTTCCACTGACAAGGGGGCGGAACTCAAGCTCGACCTGAAGAGCCGGATCAACAAGCGCGGCAAGCTGGGTGTGTCGGGGACGGCGGTACTCGATCCGCTGAAGACGTCGATGGCACTTGACCTCGACAACGTCGATCTGCTGCCCCTGCAGCCCTATGTGCTGGAAGAAACCAAGATCGCCATCTCGCGCGGCAGTCTGTACGCGAAGGCGAAGCTTGCACTGGAGTCAGCGCGTGACGGCATCAAGGGGCGGCTGACTGGCGATGTCGGAGTCGCCAACTTTTCCTCGATCGATCGCCTGAATGCGACCGATTTCGTGCGCTGGGGCAGCCTGAGCCTGAACGACATCGACATGCGTCTGGCGCCGTTTGCGCTCGAGGTGCGCGACATCGCGCTCAACGACTTCTATACCCGCCTGATCCTGAGCGACCAGGGCAAGCTCAACCTGCGCGAGATTCAGGCCGGAACCGAGGAGGCCGAGGCGGAGCGGCAGAAAGCCGAAGCGGCACTTGCCGACGGCAAGGCGCAGGCCGACATGCCGCCGATCAAGATCGGCCGGATCCGGGTCAAGGGTGGCAACATCGCCTTCAGCGACCGTTTCGTGCGCCCCAACTACGACGCCAACCTGACCGGGATGGCGGGTGAGTTGTCCGGACTGTCTTCGGACCCGACCACGATTGCCAAGCTGACGCTGGACGGCAGGGTCGACAATTCGGCGCCGGTATCGATCAACGGCGAGTTCAACCCCTTTCGCCAGGATCAGTACCTGAACATCGGTGCCTCGGTGAAGGATTTCGAGCTGACCGGTTTGTCGAGCTACTCGGGCAAGTATGTCGGCTACGGCATCCAGCGCGGCAAGTTGTCGGCAGAACTCACGTACAAGATCGAGGAGCGCAAGCTCACGGCGGGAAACCAGATCTTCCTCGACCAGCTCACCTTCGGCGAGGCGGTCGACAGTCCGGATGCGGTCAACCTGCCGGTGCAGCTGGCGGTGTCGCTGCTCAAGGACAGTCGTGGTCAGATCAATCTTGATCTGCCGGTGAGCGGCACCATGGACGATCCCGAGTTCAGCGTGTTCGGACTGGTGGTGAAGGCGCTCTTCAATCTGGTGGGCAAGGCGATCACCTCGCCCTTCGCGCTGCTCGGGTCCGTGCTTGGAGGGGGCGAGGAGCTGTCCCAGGTCGAGTTCGACTCCGGCGTGTCACGTCCGGGTGAGGCGCAGCAGAAAAAGCTGGCGACGCTCGCCAAGGTGCTGGTCGATCGGGCCGGCTTGCGGCTCGACATCACCGGTTTTGCCGATCCTGCGAGCGACCCCGAGGGCATTCGTCGCGCAAAGCTGCTTGATCAGGTGCGTGCGGTCAAGCTCAAGGCGATGGTCAAGAGCGGACAGTCTGCGCCTTCGCTGCAGAATATCGAGATTGCTGAGGACGAGTACGCCGCCTTGCTCGAAGAGGTCTATGACGACACCGAGATCGAGAAGCCGCGCAACTTCCTCGGTGTCGCCAAGAGTCTGCCGGTTGCCGAGATGGAGGCACTGCTGCTGCCGACGATGACGGTGGGCGACGAAGATCTCAGGTTGCTTGCGCAGCAGCGTGCGCAGAATGTGCGCGAGTGGCTGGTGACGACGGGCAAGGTGCCGCCCGAGCGCGTTTTCATGGTCAAGCCCACTGCGGCAAAGGCCGAGGCTGGCGGCAGACTGGTGGTGTTTTCCTTGCGTTGA
- a CDS encoding NAD(P)/FAD-dependent oxidoreductase, translated as MCAATAGQRGRRVLLLDHAPKLAEKIRISGGGRCNFTNRRVTAEHFLCRNPHFVRSALSRYTARDFIDLVERHGVSYHERDWGQLFCDDSAQQIIDLLRAECEDGAVQWAMPASVQAVDRTSDEHDRFVIDTTMGRFYAHSLVIATGGLSIPKIGASPFGYRIAEQFGIPVIAPRPALVPLTLPPETLSLLAPLAGASFEVEASCRGPAFREAALITHRGLSGPSILQASSYWQAQAYEKDDWAPVSLNLLPGIDAEEWLMAHASERGLLANLLSERLPRRFAHALCALQGWEKPVNAFRHADLRQIAATLADWQLVPSGTQGYAKAEVTLGGVDTNALSSKTMEARKQPGLFFAGEVMDVTGHLGGYNFQWAWSSGYAAGQHA; from the coding sequence ATGTGTGCGGCGACCGCAGGCCAGCGCGGCCGGCGCGTACTGCTGCTCGATCATGCCCCCAAACTTGCCGAGAAAATCCGCATCTCGGGCGGCGGGCGATGCAACTTCACCAACCGTCGCGTCACCGCAGAACACTTCCTGTGCCGCAATCCGCACTTCGTCCGCTCGGCGCTCTCGCGTTACACGGCGCGCGATTTTATCGACCTTGTGGAACGTCATGGGGTTTCTTATCACGAACGCGACTGGGGACAGCTGTTTTGTGATGATTCCGCGCAACAGATCATCGATCTGCTGCGCGCCGAATGCGAAGACGGTGCAGTCCAGTGGGCCATGCCGGCCAGCGTTCAGGCAGTGGACCGCACATCGGACGAGCATGATCGATTCGTCATCGACACGACCATGGGTCGATTCTACGCCCACAGCCTGGTGATCGCGACCGGCGGGCTTTCCATCCCCAAGATCGGCGCCAGCCCTTTCGGCTACCGTATCGCCGAGCAATTCGGCATCCCGGTCATCGCGCCCCGCCCCGCGCTGGTGCCGCTCACGTTACCCCCGGAAACACTTTCGCTGCTGGCACCGCTGGCCGGCGCCTCCTTCGAGGTCGAAGCCTCCTGTCGCGGCCCCGCCTTTCGCGAGGCCGCCCTGATCACGCATCGCGGCCTGTCCGGCCCGTCCATCCTGCAGGCGTCGAGCTACTGGCAGGCGCAGGCCTATGAGAAGGATGACTGGGCACCGGTCAGCCTCAACCTGCTGCCCGGAATCGATGCCGAGGAATGGCTGATGGCGCATGCCAGCGAGCGCGGCCTGCTTGCCAACCTGCTGTCCGAGCGCCTGCCCCGGCGCTTCGCCCACGCACTGTGCGCGCTGCAAGGCTGGGAGAAACCGGTCAACGCGTTCCGCCATGCGGATCTGCGCCAGATTGCTGCCACCCTTGCCGACTGGCAGCTGGTGCCATCCGGCACCCAGGGTTATGCCAAGGCGGAGGTCACGCTCGGCGGGGTCGACACCAACGCCCTGTCGTCAAAGACGATGGAAGCGCGCAAGCAACCCGGCCTGTTCTTTGCGGGCGAAGTCATGGACGTGACCGGCCACCTGGGCGGGTACAACTTCCAGTGGGCATGGTCATCCGGTTACGCAGCAGGCCAGCACGCCTGA
- a CDS encoding UDP-2,3-diacylglucosamine diphosphatase: MQEKQVRSIFLSDIHLGTRGCQAERLLDFLRYHESENLFLIGDIVDFWAMSRSIHWTSTQNTVVQKVLRRARKGTQVIFIPGNHDEALREYIGTTFGDIRLESDWIHETTDGRRFLLLHGDEYDQVTRHYRWVAVLGDVAYNALVRINGGLSRIRRRLGISGYWSLAGYAKRKVKTAVSFIFDFEDSVMHGARERGVDGVICGHIHWASMREVDGLTYVNCGDWVDSCTAIVEHLDGRLELIHWGALPTPQKALPAPPATAQKPERAPEQEEAAVSA; this comes from the coding sequence ATGCAGGAAAAACAGGTTCGCTCGATCTTTCTGTCGGACATCCACCTCGGCACCCGCGGCTGCCAGGCAGAGCGTCTGCTCGATTTCCTGCGTTACCACGAATCCGAAAATCTCTTCCTGATTGGCGACATCGTGGACTTCTGGGCAATGAGCAGAAGCATCCACTGGACCAGTACTCAGAACACCGTCGTGCAAAAAGTGTTGCGGCGTGCGCGCAAAGGCACGCAGGTGATCTTCATCCCCGGCAACCATGACGAGGCCTTGCGCGAATACATCGGCACCACATTCGGCGACATCCGGCTCGAGTCCGACTGGATTCACGAGACGACCGACGGGCGGCGCTTCCTGTTGCTGCATGGCGACGAATACGATCAGGTCACCCGCCATTATCGCTGGGTCGCGGTACTCGGTGACGTCGCCTACAACGCGCTGGTCCGCATCAACGGCGGACTGTCACGCATCCGGCGCCGCCTGGGCATCTCCGGCTACTGGTCGCTCGCCGGCTACGCCAAACGCAAGGTCAAGACGGCGGTCAGCTTCATCTTCGATTTCGAGGACTCAGTGATGCACGGCGCACGTGAGCGCGGCGTGGATGGCGTGATCTGCGGACACATCCACTGGGCGAGCATGCGTGAGGTCGATGGACTGACCTATGTGAATTGCGGCGACTGGGTCGATAGCTGCACGGCCATCGTCGAGCACCTCGACGGCCGGCTTGAACTGATCCACTGGGGCGCCCTGCCCACACCGCAGAAAGCGCTGCCGGCGCCCCCCGCCACCGCGCAGAAACCGGAGCGGGCTCCGGAGCAAGAAGAAGCCGCAGTCAGCGCCTGA